GTACTGAGACACTGATGATATATTGATCATGAAGagttcagaaacattaaaagatcagattcATAATTCTTGATTCGGAtatgttttatctccatcagattcccatcagctcaatctggatctgaacacagtgaataaacacctccatctgtctgagaggaacagagTGATTACATTCACTGATATTTTCAAAGCCcagccgtatcctgatcatccagacagatttgatgtgtatcaggtgttgtgtagagagagtgtgtgtggacgctgttactgggagactGAGTGGAGTGGAGATTATGGTGTGcgtatatcagtgtcatataagagcatcagcaggaagggatcGTGGGCTAATGAGTGTTGGTTTGgatataatgatcagtcctggagtttgatctgctcttcctccagttACTCATTCTGGCACAATAACATACAGACTGAACTCCCAGTAAAGTCCATCAGcagtagaataggagtgtatgtggatcacagtgcaggaactctgtccttctacagcgtctctggagacacaatgagcctcatccacacagtccagaccacattcactcaaccgctctatcctggaTTTACTGTTTGTTCTggatcagtgaaactgtgttgatgaatcagaatagactgtagagagattctacccataatgctttgagctcatgatgaattagtaacagtgagatgttatagagtctcttattttctcttcattacattaaccTTCCTATTAACCTCAAAATCCAGCAACATTTTTTCAACActggggtcaatttgaccccaGCAATTAAAATCCTCCagaatatgattttattttcaaaggtTTATGTAATCAGGTACTTTATGTTTCTTCATTGACTACTCAAATAGCTCTTTAAGCCCCCCACAGGACGCATCATGGTAGCATTCACCTTTTATTTGAAGGTGaaccttttatttgttttgggAATCTTTCCTGTTTATGGTTAAAGACTGGGCCAACTTTAGcattgaagaagctgtgaatcatgtgtatctgtgaATGTGTTCAGTACAGGTCCTGATGACCATGTGTGGAAGATTactaattttgtctttttttcttaaccaatcagaaccgtTTAATGCAGTTAGtggactctgttagagtataattgctGCTGTATTGAAGGTGTACGCAGAGCGGCTGAAGAACTCCTTGTGATGTTTGAAgttggcttctgctgatgaaactgcaaactattcttcagtaaaattttcttcaatttattttttcaaactcTGACTCCGGGTCTTCATTCATCATATCTGGTCTTTGggtctttaactgtaaaattccctactccaccttccgtattcaacttatgaagaaagtgtaaaactctcgcagttcaaaatgcttacgctacgtcctacaaCTTACAGAATgcagaaggtggtctggcaggatatatatatattaatataattatattaacgGTAAATGAGaggttcactttaaaattaaaattacctcaagcttttttttgtggatgtttgttaaaattcgattctgaatgagtttgatagtgtgttGCACGGCTaacgtggctaaagctacaccACTGGAGAGACTCAATAAGAATGAAGATGCGTTTATAAATTATACTGACTGCAAGCGTTTtcgggttaaaaatgaaaatagcgacggctctcttgtctccgtgaatacagtaagaaacgatggtaactttaaccacatttaacagtacattagcaacatgctaacgaaacatttagaaagacagtttacaaatgtcactaaaaatatcatgatatcatggatcatgaacagttattttagatccatctgccattttcactattgtccttgcttgttgGCTTCACAATACCTGCTTAActtctgttgattcagctgtgctgctccagacgttaatactggcttgtctaatgccttgaacatgagctggcatatgcaaatattgggggcgtacatattaatgatcccgactgttacgtaacagtctgtgttatgttgggatttgcctgttcttcagaggtcttttgcacaaatcaaatttacataagaaggaggaaacaatggtgtttcagactcactgtatgtcaattccatgtactaaactcttgttattcaactatgccaaggtaaattcaatatttgattctagggcacctttaaaacaagcaaataatatgccagtggggtaagtaaaataatcttatctcaaaccaaaaataagatatataatcttgttttcagtttggacaaAGATTATTACCCcactggcaaattattttgcttgttttaaggaaaaactcacttaattttgacttatttttcctaaaaacaagaaaataatttatacttgtcaagaaaatgcttcttgatctaagaatttttagatattttgactggaaacaagacaaaaattctaagtaagaacagcattttttgcagtgcatgattactgtaaatgtcagaattgttgAAGTTTCTTTGTTCAGTTGGTCATGCTGCTCGTCCTGATCTAGAAAGTATCCTGACATGATGAAACCATGTTTTTCTACATGAACTGTGGTAATACCATGCTCTAAATCCATCATGTTGTGTTTGTGGTGAATAATGTCAGTGTTTTCTTTCTATATCTGTCATGTGATCGTCCCGCTGCTGCTCTCAGTGCTGTAATGAACGCAATTAATATACTTCACTTTCATCAGAGCAAAGAGAGTCAATGATGAAGTGTTTCAATAGAGGGCGTCAAACACTCTTGTTAGATGAGCGACCCATGTGATCTATACAATGATCTTTGACCTTCCTGAAAGATGAGCCAATCCCATTCGATTATGACCTCTGTCAGTATATCTTACCATGTTAAAGAAACCTACTGTACCTGACAAACTTAAATCATTTCTGTCTTTGATCTGTTGTATTTGTGTAATGGACGTGagccagtaagagctgtgcgtgtgAACCTCAAGAGGCGCTAGTGACTGACACTAATGACTGCGGTTTAATCCCGCTCGGAGTGAGTAGGACTGGTTACATTTGTCCTATTGTGTGTAATTcgcttctttgttcttattttttatattaaaataataataataataataataaaaaattaaaaagccaAAATATCTATATTGATGTATCATTATTGTTATCGTTACTTGAATTAAAATGTCTTATATCTTAgaataagattttggtcatatcccCCACCCCGAAATGACACATAATATGAACTCTGCTTTATTAAGTCATGTACTGTTTTTAACATGTATTTTAAACTTGTAAACCACATTTGTAGatatttgcatattaataatgtaatatcTGGTATAAATGGTTTCTGCACCTAAACATTACAGTTTTGCCTATTAGACAAAATCTCACACTCTTTCATTGTTAGTTCTTAATATTctcttgaatatattttatacagtatatattcacAGCAGCGTGTGaacgggacttttattttggtgtggTGGTGtgacgtcataagactgcgcTGCACTCCTGCATCTGTTGTGATTcggctgaagaaaggtttgttttgttttttattcaactttcagaaaaacataaaatgacatttaacataaaaaacaaacaaccaaaCAAAAATCGGGGATACACAAAACAGATCTTACATGATACAGCAAATGAATTTTTCCAGTATTTTTATACACTTCTTATTTTGATTTagttcaataaaatattttaaggtCTGTCTAAAGGAGCGTCTCATTTCGTATCATGAATCAGTTTatcataaacatgaattcaGGGGTTATTCCAGAAAACAAAGTTAACTTACCGTCACGTGAACTCTGGGTTGATTAACTCAAACCCTGCTTACGTGaggtatgctggttccaaaaacGCGTTCGGGAgtaagttcagccaacccagagtatATTGCTGGTTAACACATGACAtgtttgatgctaattatttaataagataTCACACATGTATTTAATTATAGATATTATAGCATAGAAAACGTCCTGTTAAAAAAGTAGATTCATGTGTGAGATGacaataaattaaattcatatattagaattgaataaacatttaaacattaccACTTTGTAATTGTACTTATAATCATGTttgtatattacatatatattgtataatataatatattataactgaagctatataacaaatttagttatattaatatatctatattaattatataatattaatctGAATAGCTTTTAAGCAAaagagcaggttatgttcagaaAGCAAGTTGCTATGGCTACTTACATACCCTAAAAAGCTACCATCGGTTTTGGACCCGAAAATTGAGGTTATCTGCTtacttactcttaaacataccaggtatgtcacataacctgctttctggaatacacccCAGGTACTAGAAAGAAGTGATGTGAGAGAGAAAGTTTCACCGCCCACTGACATCACCAGCTGCTCAAATAGTGTAAATgaacgagaacaacaaacactaacatGTGATGAGAACTTTTACAAACCAACTGCTAATGTTTTCATGAAAGTGTAATCTATTAAATGTGATGTACAAATAATTGaatgtgaaatataattatacTAAATATGAATTGTCTGtattatttgtgtatatatattttataatcagATTAAGTCCATTAACTCTCACTCTGACTCTCTCACCAGTGCACTGAATACTGAACTAGAGCggattgagacacacccagaGATTcagtttggatttatttttctcttaatttttcTCATCTTAAACAGGTCAGAGGGACCAAACACAGAAAAACTCCTGGTGAAGTGACTGAGATCCATGTGACACATTATTATAAAGAtggtgtttattaaagaggagagtgaagacatgaagattgacgAAGTATTCAGTCTGAAACAAGAAGAAACAGAGGAACAAATAGGTTTGTTTCACTCTCAaagctgaactcagtcatttgatccACATTAAcgtccagctctacagaaatgaatgatattttgAGTGATACCCATCTACCCAATCTGTCCGTTTTTATCATCGTTCTGAATCTGATTGAGtcgtagtctttgacaaaaatgttaaaaattgttCAAAACAGTTGCTTATTATTAATGAAACCCACAAAGTGTTGattaaaaaatgcatgaagctggaaaaattaaaaaaagtttatgcactgtattgtTCTGAATATAAGATGGCgttttaaatgattagttcactttcaaatgaaaattagcccaagatttactcaccctcaagccatcctagctgtaaatgactttcttctttctgataatcacaattggagttatattaataaatatcctgacgcatccaagctttataatggcagtgaatgggggtcactagtatgagctgaagaaagtgcatccatgaagtaaaatatctagcttctgccagaccgccctCATATTCgctacaaagaaagtgtaaaacttttgcagttcaaaaatcttacgctacgtcctactcCTTTTCTATTCAACtcacggaaaaagtgtaacttaaatacggaaggtggtctagcggaagctagatattttacttcataactttaaCACAATATTTCTTTTACACAAACCCATTACTTCACTTAAGAAGgtttaaaaagtaaaagtttaaaCTTTTATGGTGCCTCATAGGGGTTTAACGATATGCTCAGGACACGATGCGGTatgtatcacgatattttgaacaaaatgaaacattaacaaatttcaataactttctttgttgtacatacaagatcacatttcaaggtttaataaaaaccttctgtattcaaagtaacagctgaataggtctgtctgtcactgaaaaaaaatgtgttaaatttaacttgaaattaaaattaagaaTCCTAAGGgaccgttcacatatcgcgtatAAAAATATTGATGTCTGTCATattgcggcattctgaaaagttgagaatttttcATCTCGATGCGCCTGGAAAATGCACTGCATGCACGTCGCAACCGTGTTTCTTCCATTATGCTGCGcagctacatttgaaataactgacttAAACACGGAAaggacgcaatatgtgaacggcccctaagacagaacttcttaaagcaaagcatcgcaagcatcttttgcttttctgtgagcacagctgttgctgtggcactgcggtgaaagaaagccatgaCTTTTCTCAAGCGACCAAGCAATAGACTGACGTGAGAAACGTTTacacctgcttgcaagattcgaTGTGTgcgcgaaacacttactgaactagagagctgattgagacacacccttaATATGAAGTGACAACCCGGCTTCTCTCACTGCCACCTCCATGTTGCAGAGTAGATCACATcagcagctcaaccaataagattagactgccgtcatatcgtaaaagtatcgCCATCACTCTACGATACATATCGTAACATTTTTGCATCGTGATATTTCGTAGTGCGatatatcgttacacccctagtgccTCATCTTCTGACTCTCAGAATGTTCTATCAGGTAGAACTGCTTCAGATATCGGcaatgcatttaaaatcatataaCCATTATTGAAACTAATTATATTGcgatatatatatcaatattgaattattgtccagccctagttGATACACAATCAAATGGTAAGATCAGGTCATTTTTAACTTCAATAAGCAGTTTCTATGAAATTATAGGGTTTAAATCCTGATTGAAATACTTCTCAAATACATGTTTTCTGCtaagttatttttaataatacttaaacattaacttttttcatattttaaattatattttaaatattaaattgtgtTATGTATATTGATtgtttttctcttgttttgttCTGCTGCGCTCTCTTGCAGTTGGTTTACATGTCAAATGTTTTGATGTCTGTTGTTTTGTGCCAATAAACTGAGGTttacttttttgtcttttttgactttagacctgatggcactgaaagaggagagtgaagtaCTGAATGAAATGGACGAGAAAGATCAATATAACAATCACTGTGATTTTATTACTGGAGAGAAATCTCTTATTTGCTTACAGACTAAAGAAACTTCATCACAAAAAAAGGGGCAAAAGACAGGGACTAGAAGTAATTTCgtctgccaacaatgtggaaagagtttcaaaaaAGAAGGAAACTTAAAATTCCACGTGAAAAATCACACTGAGAAGCATTACacatgccctcagtgtggaaagagtttcaaacaGAAAGGACACTTTGAAGACCAcataagaattcacactggagagaagcctttctcCTGCCAACtatgtggaaaaagtttcaaccAAATAGGAATCCTTAACAGGCACAGGAGAACTCACaatggagagaagccttacacatgccttcagtgtggaaagagtttcaatgaACATGGAAAACTTGTAGTCCACATgggagttcacactggagacaagccttacacctgccaacagtgtgaaaagagtttcaCTAAACATGGAAGCCTTCTAGTCCatatgagagttcacactggagagaaaccttatatgtgccaacagtgtggaaacagATTCACTTATAAAGGAAGCTTTAATaggcacatgagaattcacaatggagagaagccttttcacctgccaacagtgtggaaaatgATTCAACCgataaaagaataaaagaaaCCTTAATGCCCACATGACCATTAAAGGAAGCCTTAATaggcacatgagaattcacaatgAAAAAAAGTCTTACACCTGCCTTCAGTATGGAAGGAGTTTCAATCAGAAAAGACACTTTAAAGACCACTTGATAATTCACTGGCGAGAAGCCATTTATATGTGGTCAGTGTAGAAACCTTAAAGTTCCACATGAGTATTCATGTATGAAAGAACTGTTTGTGGAGTCAGTTTCACAGACATGAATCAGGTTAGGAATCATAATAActcacagcagagagaagcctTTCATGTGTCATCACTGTGGAAAGATtataataaagaataataataataataataattaagaaaACCTTGAGGTTCACATAAGTTGTTTTTGGTTCTTCGCTTAAGGGTTAAAAAGGTTCAAAATATTTGAGCACCGGACTTAGCAAACATCCCAAGTggcatttagatgaatatgtaaatatgtgctgctaAGTTTTTCAATATTTGTGTAAGCATCTGATCATATCAATGTGGATTTTTACACCAGATCTGCAATTCAACACAACAGTCAAGCCAAGttctgtttatttataaagtaatttatacaattttttttttttttttaaagcaaatagctttacagtattaaacaggAAAAAGTATCTgttttatcaaagaatttggaGCCCAAAATAAACACCAACCTATTAATGGGCtgctttttttctgaaatgacaTGACACGAGTTTGTTCTTTGATTCCTCTTGAAGTATACATTCCTGCAAACTAGTTGCAAATTCTCTTTGCAAGGGTGAAATTGCAAGCACAATAAACCTCACAAGAATTGAAAAGGGGCTACTTTCCCATAGACTGAAGTGAGACCATGGACGTCTCTCCAGGTGTGGCAGTCTTTCTTGGTACTCTGTGgtgtgacagatcactgtagagGTTTAGTTTATGCAGAACGCACATGAACTGACAATCTCTTCCGCTTTACTAGTTATAAcatgaaatatatatgaatgaacatctgaaggtatgttgaaagaaacagtacaacttaccgaaatcctcatcatgttgcatttaattgatcagtCAGTGTTTCAATTGCAGAAAGGTgccaataaaacagcttgttttaACA
Above is a genomic segment from Megalobrama amblycephala isolate DHTTF-2021 linkage group LG14, ASM1881202v1, whole genome shotgun sequence containing:
- the LOC125245282 gene encoding gastrula zinc finger protein XlCGF7.1-like; this encodes MVFIKEESEDMKIDEVFSLKQEETEEQIDLMALKEESEVLNEMDEKDQYNNHCDFITGEKSLICLQTKETSSQKKGQKTGTRSNFVCQQCGKSFKKEGNLKFHVKNHTEKHYTCPQCGKSFKQKGHFEDHIRIHTGEKPFSCQLCGKSFNQIGILNRHRRTHNGEKPYTCLQCGKSFNEHGKLVVHMGVHTGDKPYTCQQCEKSFTKHGSLLVHMRVHTGEKPYMCQQCGNRFTYKGSFNRHMRIHNGEKPFHLPTVWKMIQPIKE